In the genome of Mogibacterium neglectum, the window ATATTAAGGTTATTTCGGCGCATGAAGTTCCAGAAGATTTTCACGCACGATTTTCTTGTCATGGCAAGACATATAAGTATATTATTGATAGAAGTGGTGACATATTCGAGAGAAATCATGTGTATCAATTTGGATTAGAGCTAGATCATGATGCGATGCGTGAGGCTGCAATACTCGCTGTTGGAACACATGACTTCGCTTCATTTCAAACATCAGGTGGCACACCTAGAGAGACAACGGTCAGGACAATCACTAATATTACCGTAACAGATGAAGGTGACAGAACCATTATTAGGGTTACTGGTGATGGGTTTCTATACAATATGGTGAGAATCCTAGTTGGTACGCTGCTTGAGGTTGGAACTGGTAAGAGGGAAGCGTGTGAGATGGAATCTATTATAGCATCCACTAATAGGAGTAAAGCGGGATTTACGGCACCGCCAGAAGGGCTATACCTAGAAGAAATATTTTTTGATGATGAATTCAAACGTGGAGGCAGCACTTGTACAAAGTAAGAATTGATAAATTTGAAGGGCCATTCGATCTACTGGTTTATCTGATTCAGAATGCCAAGATGGATATATACGATATACGAGTGGCTGAAATCACGGAGCAGTATATAGGATATCTCAAAGAGATGGGCGAGCTTAATGTCGAAGTGAGCAGTGAGTTCATAGTCCTAGCAGCTATACTAATCAGGCTTAAATCACATATGCTGCTTCCTCGTGTTAATGACACTGGTGAAGTCGTAATTGACGAAGATCCACGTATGGAGCTTGCAAGCAGGCTTGCCGAATATGTACGAACTAAGAAGATTGCCGAGATGCTCCAGGAGAGGCTTGAGGCAAATCAGTGCATACATGAGAAACCAGCCGAGGATATGTCACAGTACCTTGAATCTCCGGATGAGCTTTTAAAGGCAGACATAGAGCAGTTTGTTAACGCGTTCAATGCTTTCTTGCAGAAGAAAAAGCGTGTGGCAGATGTAAAAAAGAGATATCGGAGAATAAAGAGAGAGCGGACTTCGATAGAAGATCGCATAAAATATATGACAGATGTTATA includes:
- the truA gene encoding tRNA pseudouridine(38-40) synthase TruA, with product MSENSKNILLKIQYDGTNFHGWQKQLDVRTVQGEVEHVLRFIAGYEVPVNGTSRTDTGVHALGQCCSFTWDNPLPTDKLADIMNRRFGAGGLGRSGLPGDIKVISAHEVPEDFHARFSCHGKTYKYIIDRSGDIFERNHVYQFGLELDHDAMREAAILAVGTHDFASFQTSGGTPRETTVRTITNITVTDEGDRTIIRVTGDGFLYNMVRILVGTLLEVGTGKREACEMESIIASTNRSKAGFTAPPEGLYLEEIFFDDEFKRGGSTCTK
- a CDS encoding segregation and condensation protein A, which produces MYKVRIDKFEGPFDLLVYLIQNAKMDIYDIRVAEITEQYIGYLKEMGELNVEVSSEFIVLAAILIRLKSHMLLPRVNDTGEVVIDEDPRMELASRLAEYVRTKKIAEMLQERLEANQCIHEKPAEDMSQYLESPDELLKADIEQFVNAFNAFLQKKKRVADVKKRYRRIKRERTSIEDRIKYMTDVIKDRVSVGGCIDFTELVPVEADRYDITLSFMSLLEMIKMQEVDARQEKNYGNISVIKKEVQTDVQ